In the Streptomyces formicae genome, one interval contains:
- a CDS encoding PLP-dependent aminotransferase family protein: protein MRRDEFRRVADEVAAEIASGVLRPGERLPTQRAFARARGIANSTAIRVYGELTRRGLVVGEVGRGTFVRASAPHAGGAALTERAAADAAGPPPPAVNLELNYPVTPGQSELMSKGLAPLLRPDVLLDATRTAAPAGTPQARDAAAEVLARAGWRPEPERLLFAGNGRQAIAAALSSLCGPGGRVGVEELTYPLVKSIAGRIGVRLVPVAVDEQGMVPEALADAHRSAPLSAVYVQPTLQNPLSVTAGEGRRAQLAAVLREYGITAVEDATWGFLVPDGPRGLPGSGPGPLAPLAAHAPERTVLVDSLSKRLAPGLTVGMLAAPPGLVETLADGLRAGAWTAPAFSLEAAVRWIADGTVAAVVEAKRADAAARQRILRERLGVDAAGRVRAGGRVRTDPGAYYCWWDLPSRWRAEPFVAASAARGVAVTPGAAFAAGGHLTPDAVRIGLASPPTEVLGEALGVLAEVAEGVPGATGAAG, encoded by the coding sequence GTGCGGCGGGACGAGTTCCGGCGGGTCGCGGACGAGGTGGCGGCGGAGATCGCGAGCGGGGTGCTGCGGCCGGGTGAGCGGCTGCCCACGCAGCGGGCCTTCGCGCGGGCGCGGGGCATCGCCAACTCCACCGCCATCCGCGTGTACGGCGAGCTGACGCGGCGCGGGCTCGTCGTCGGCGAGGTGGGGCGCGGCACGTTCGTCCGGGCCTCGGCCCCGCACGCCGGGGGCGCCGCCCTCACCGAGCGCGCGGCGGCCGACGCCGCCGGGCCGCCGCCGCCCGCCGTGAACCTCGAACTCAACTACCCGGTGACACCAGGGCAGTCGGAGCTGATGAGCAAGGGGCTCGCCCCGCTGCTCAGGCCCGACGTGCTGCTCGACGCCACCCGGACCGCCGCGCCCGCCGGTACGCCGCAGGCGCGCGATGCCGCCGCCGAGGTGCTCGCCCGCGCCGGGTGGCGGCCGGAGCCCGAGCGGCTGCTCTTCGCGGGGAACGGGCGGCAGGCCATCGCCGCCGCGCTCTCCTCGCTCTGCGGGCCCGGCGGTCGCGTCGGCGTCGAGGAACTGACGTATCCGCTGGTCAAGTCCATCGCCGGGCGGATCGGCGTGCGGCTGGTGCCGGTCGCCGTGGACGAGCAGGGCATGGTCCCCGAGGCGCTCGCCGACGCCCACAGGAGCGCTCCGCTCAGTGCCGTCTACGTACAGCCGACCCTCCAGAACCCGCTGTCCGTGACCGCGGGGGAGGGGCGCAGGGCCCAACTGGCCGCCGTTCTGCGGGAGTACGGGATCACGGCGGTGGAGGACGCCACGTGGGGGTTCCTCGTGCCGGACGGTCCTCGCGGGCTGCCTGGATCCGGTCCTGGTCCGCTCGCGCCCCTCGCCGCGCACGCGCCCGAGCGGACCGTCCTCGTCGACAGCCTCTCCAAGCGGCTCGCCCCCGGCCTCACCGTCGGCATGCTGGCCGCGCCCCCGGGGCTCGTCGAGACCCTCGCGGACGGCCTGCGGGCGGGGGCCTGGACGGCTCCGGCCTTCAGCCTGGAGGCGGCCGTGCGGTGGATCGCCGACGGGACCGTCGCGGCGGTCGTCGAGGCCAAGCGCGCCGACGCGGCCGCACGCCAGCGGATCCTGCGGGAGCGGCTCGGGGTCGACGCGGCGGGCCGGGTCCGCGCGGGCGGCCGGGTCCGTACCGATCCCGGTGCGTACTACTGCTGGTGGGACCTGCCGTCGCGGTGGCGGGCCGAGCCGTTCGTCGCCGCGTCTGCCGCGCGCGGCGTGGCCGTCACGCCCGGCGCGGCCTTCGCGGCGGGCGGGCATCTCACCCCGGACGCCGTACGGATCGGTCTCGCCTCCCCGCCGACGGAGGTGCTCGGGGAGGCGCTGGGGGTCCTCGCGGAGGTCGCGGAAGGCGTGCCGGGGGCGACGGGCGCGGCCGGCTGA